The following are encoded together in the Terriglobia bacterium genome:
- a CDS encoding RHS repeat protein: protein MAGYTWDYENRLTSVTLPGSGGTVTFKYDPFGRRIQKSGPAGITNLWFAKTRSRLCRGRIRQRPF from the coding sequence GTGGCCGGCTACACCTGGGATTACGAGAACCGCCTCACTTCGGTCACCTTGCCAGGGAGTGGCGGAACGGTTACGTTCAAGTACGATCCGTTTGGCAGGAGAATTCAGAAGAGCGGGCCGGCGGGCATAACGAACCTGTGGTTCGCCAAAACTAGATCGCGCCTCTGTCGAGGCCGCATTCGCCAGCGACCTTTTTAG
- the fabZ gene encoding 3-hydroxyacyl-ACP dehydratase FabZ — MEPEATTEQKTTLDITEIQRILPHRYPFLLIDRVVELTRRERIVALKNVTVNEPYFQGHFPGFPIMPGVLMVEAIAQAGGALLLTEIADREQNLMVFSGIERARFRRPVVPGDQLRIEVTVLAWRKNAVRMEGRIFVGDKRVCEAIVSCRLVPRAAGAAGESSKNEAGS; from the coding sequence ATGGAACCAGAAGCGACGACGGAACAGAAAACGACACTGGACATCACGGAAATCCAGCGCATCCTGCCGCACCGGTATCCGTTTCTGCTGATTGACCGGGTGGTGGAGTTGACGCGCCGGGAGCGCATTGTCGCGCTCAAGAACGTCACCGTCAACGAGCCCTACTTCCAGGGGCACTTCCCCGGCTTTCCCATCATGCCGGGCGTGCTGATGGTGGAAGCGATTGCGCAGGCCGGCGGCGCGCTGCTGCTGACTGAAATCGCCGACCGCGAGCAGAACCTGATGGTGTTTTCCGGCATCGAGCGCGCGCGCTTCCGGCGGCCGGTGGTGCCGGGCGACCAGTTGCGGATCGAAGTGACGGTGCTGGCGTGGCGGAAGAACGCGGTGCGCATGGAAGGGCGGATTTTTGTCGGCGACAAACGCGTTTGCGAAGCCATCGTGAGCTGCCGCCTAGTACCGCGCGCGGCGGGCGCTGCTGGCGAGAGTTCAAAGAACGAAGCCGGTTCCTAG
- the lpxA gene encoding acyl-ACP--UDP-N-acetylglucosamine O-acyltransferase → MIHPTAIVDSSARIPESCRIGPYCVIGPQVEMGEECELVAHVVLHGPTRMGHSNRIYPFAAVGIDPQDISYRGEPTRLEMGNDNTIREYVTINRGTVKGGGVTRIGNGILIMAYTHIGHDCVIGDHVMLVNAATLAGHVTVEEWAVVGALCPVHQFVRIGAHSYIGGGTTITQDVLPFSKTSAARENRAYGLNSVGLKRRGFSEERLRKLHHAYKVLLASKLNTSQALERLKAEGEVGPDVEMLIRFVESSERGVIK, encoded by the coding sequence TTGATTCACCCCACTGCCATCGTCGATTCCAGCGCCAGGATTCCGGAGTCCTGCCGCATCGGGCCGTACTGCGTGATTGGGCCGCAGGTGGAGATGGGCGAGGAATGCGAACTGGTGGCGCACGTGGTGCTGCACGGGCCGACGCGGATGGGCCACAGCAATCGGATTTACCCGTTTGCGGCGGTCGGCATCGATCCGCAGGACATCAGCTACCGGGGCGAGCCGACGCGGCTGGAGATGGGAAATGACAACACGATTCGCGAGTACGTCACCATCAATCGCGGGACGGTGAAGGGCGGCGGGGTGACGCGCATCGGGAACGGCATCCTGATCATGGCGTACACCCACATCGGGCACGATTGCGTGATCGGCGACCACGTCATGTTGGTGAACGCCGCGACGCTGGCGGGACACGTGACGGTGGAGGAGTGGGCGGTGGTGGGCGCGCTCTGCCCGGTGCACCAGTTCGTGCGCATCGGCGCGCACAGCTACATCGGCGGGGGGACAACCATCACGCAGGACGTGCTGCCGTTTTCCAAAACCAGCGCGGCCCGCGAAAATCGCGCTTACGGCCTGAATTCGGTGGGACTAAAACGCCGCGGCTTCAGCGAGGAGCGGTTGCGGAAACTGCACCACGCGTACAAGGTGCTGCTGGCCTCGAAGCTGAACACGTCGCAGGCGCTGGAGAGATTAAAGGCCGAGGGCGAGGTTGGGCCGGACGTCGAGATGCTGATCCGGTTCGTGGAGTCGTCGGAGCGCGGAGTGATCAAGTGA
- a CDS encoding type IV toxin-antitoxin system AbiEi family antitoxin, whose translation MVTLNRSAIVVKPKQPFLEWLHAADPTSLELTLLDLVREPTIYLIPECDTNEEVAEILRELCEEIFEEQLAGWYTDTSTWPRDRSFDVFCRWFDYQHHSMLVDLCDEPLIRDFD comes from the coding sequence ATGGTCACGCTGAACCGGTCAGCCATCGTGGTCAAACCCAAACAACCTTTTCTGGAATGGCTCCACGCAGCCGATCCCACCAGCCTTGAACTTACATTGCTCGACCTGGTTCGGGAGCCGACGATCTACCTCATCCCAGAATGTGATACCAACGAGGAAGTAGCCGAGATTCTGCGCGAATTATGCGAGGAGATCTTCGAGGAGCAGCTGGCGGGTTGGTACACGGACACATCAACTTGGCCGCGAGACCGGAGTTTCGATGTCTTCTGCCGCTGGTTCGATTATCAGCACCATTCCATGTTGGTTGATCTTTGCGATGAACCACTGATCCGCGACTTCGACTAA
- a CDS encoding transposase, translating into MNSVRYIGLDVHRDTISAAVLDGEGKLLMQSVLATHAAAILDFLHGIKGTLYVTLEEGTHSAWLYDLLARRVAKLVVCNPRKNALLKSGSKGDAIDARKLAELLRAGLLSPVYHGESSGLEVQHLARSYTMLTEDTTRVMARLKAVLRSQAVSCAGKKLYAKRHREHYLAQLGTGSLRRRGECLYQELDALQPLRRQAKRELIAECRKHAAAQWLQSVPFLGPIRAALLIGRVQTPHRFRQQAPVLGLLRTGAGDARQRPVSGRQRAGGTAAQADAGAGPELEPQPRVEEPV; encoded by the coding sequence ATGAATAGTGTGAGATACATCGGCCTCGATGTCCACCGCGACACGATCTCAGCCGCCGTGTTGGATGGCGAGGGCAAGCTGTTGATGCAGTCGGTGCTGGCGACACACGCGGCTGCGATTCTGGATTTCCTTCATGGAATCAAGGGAACCCTCTACGTCACCTTGGAAGAAGGGACGCATTCGGCCTGGCTCTACGATCTGCTGGCGCGCCGGGTGGCGAAGCTGGTGGTGTGCAACCCACGCAAGAACGCTCTGCTGAAGTCGGGGAGCAAGGGCGACGCCATCGATGCGCGCAAGCTGGCCGAGTTGCTGCGCGCCGGACTGCTGTCGCCGGTTTATCACGGCGAGAGCAGCGGGCTCGAGGTCCAGCATTTGGCGCGCAGCTACACCATGCTGACCGAAGACACCACGCGGGTGATGGCGCGGTTAAAGGCGGTGTTGCGCAGCCAGGCGGTGAGCTGCGCCGGCAAGAAGCTGTACGCGAAGCGGCATCGCGAGCACTACCTGGCGCAGTTGGGCACGGGCAGTTTGCGGCGGCGCGGCGAGTGTCTGTACCAGGAGCTGGATGCGTTACAGCCGCTGCGCCGTCAGGCCAAGCGCGAGCTGATCGCGGAGTGCCGTAAGCACGCGGCGGCGCAATGGCTGCAGTCGGTGCCGTTCCTGGGGCCGATTCGCGCCGCGCTGCTGATCGGCCGCGTGCAGACGCCGCATCGCTTCCGCCAGCAAGCGCCAGTTCTGGGCCTACTGCGGACTGGCGCTGGAGACGCGCGACAGCGCCCAGTATCGGGTCGTCAACGGGCAGGTGGAACGGCGGCGCAAGCCGACGCTGGTGCGGGGCCTGAACTGGAACCACAACCACGAGTTGAAGAACCTGTTTAA